The Trueperaceae bacterium DNA window GACAGTCCTCCGAGGAGCCCTGGGAGGTGGTCGTCGCCGACGACTCGGACCCGGGGGACGCCAGGGTCGCGGAGGTGGTCGCGAGGTTCGAGGGCAGGCTGCCCGGCCTGCGCCGCGTGCCGGCCGGCGCGCAGGGGGCCGCGCACGCCCGCAACGTGGGGGCGTCCGCCGCCTCCGGCGACAAGCTCGCCTTCCTCGACGCCGACGACGTCGCCGCCCCCGGCTGGGTGGCGGCGATGGCGGACGCCCTGGACCGCCACGCCGTCGTCGCCTCGCGCTGGGAGTTCGAGCGCCTCAACTCCCCCGAGGTGCTGGCCGGGCGCGCGCCGGCGCAGGTGAACGGTCCGCAGCGCTTCAAGCGGCCGCCGTTCCTCGACCACGCCGGCGGCTGCGGCCTGGGGGTGCGCCGCGCCGCGTTCGAGGCCGTTGGGGGCTTCGACGAGAGCTGGGCCCTACTCGAGGACACCGACCTCACCTGGCGGCTGCAGCTCGCCGGCCACGACCTGGGGTTCGCGCCGGACGCCGTCGTCCACGTCCGCTTCCGCTCCTCCGGCCTGGCCAGCTTCAAGCAGGCCTACGGCTTCGGCTTCCACAACGTCAGGCTCTACAAGGAGTACCTGCCGCGCGGCATGCGGCGCATCCGCCCGAGCGAGTCGCTGGCGCGCCTGTGGGGCCTCGTGCGCATGCTGCCCGAGCTCTTCTCCCGCGAGACCAGGCCGCGGTACCTGCGGACGCTCGGCCACCGGCTCGGCCGCCTGGCGGGCTCCCTGCGCTACGGGGTGTGGGGCGTGTGAGGCGCTCGCCGGTCGCGCGGGCGGCGAGGCGGGCGCGCGCGGCGGTGTTGACGCCCCTGTTCGGCGCCGTGGTCGGCGTCGCCACCGACGAGCCCTGCGTCGCCCTCACCTTCGACGACGGGCCGCACCCGCGCTGGACGCCCGCCCTCCTCGAGGTGCTGGCGCGCCACGGGGCGAGGGCCACGCACTTCTTCGTCGGGGAGGCGGCGGAGCGGCACCCCGACCTCGCGGCGGCGGTCGTGGGCGCCGGCGACGCCGTCGGCTCGCACACCTACTCTCACCCCTCGCTCGTGCGCCTGCCGCCCGCCGCGGCGGCGCGCGAGGTCGCCGCGGGCCACGCCGCGGTGGGGGGCCTGGCCGCCCCGCTCTTCCGTCCTCCTTACGGGCACTACGACCTCGACGTCGCCCGCGCCGTCTGGCGAGCGGGCCTCACCTGCGTGGCCTGGACCGCCCACGTCGAGGACTGGCTGCCGCTGGGCGAGGACGAGCTGGCCCGCCGCCTCCGGGCGGCGCTGCGTCCGGGGGCGATCGTGCTGCTGCACGAGGCGCTCCACACCAACGGGCCCGCCGACGAGCGCGACAGGTCCGCGCTGCTCGCGGCCCTCGACCGCGCGCTGGCCGAGCGGGAGGGCGAGCTCAGGTTCGTGACGGTGCCGGAGCTGTTCGCGCTGGGGCGCCCAGTGAGGGAGCTGATAGAGCGTCGCGGCGACGACGCCTTCGTGGCCGCCCAGGCGCGCGCCGCGGGGTAGGCTCCTTGCCGATGTTCGAGGTCGTGCCCTGCGTCGACGTCAGGCGCGGCCGGGCCGTGCGCCTCTACGAGGGCGACCCGGAGCGGGAGACCGTCTACCACGCTCACCCGCTCGAGGCCGGCGCGCGCTTCGCCGCGCTCGGGGCCGCGCGCCTCCACGTGGTGGACCTCGACGCCGCGCTCGGCGACGGCGAGAACCTGTCCGCGATCGAGAGGCTGTGCCGCGGCGTGCCCTCGAGCGTGCAGGTCGCCGGCGGCGTGAGGAGCCTGGAGGACGCCGCGCGGCGGCTCGACTTCGCGTCCGCCGTCGTCGTCGGCACG harbors:
- a CDS encoding glycosyltransferase family A protein, giving the protein MLTVVIPVRGGPELLAEQLEALAGQSSEEPWEVVVADDSDPGDARVAEVVARFEGRLPGLRRVPAGAQGAAHARNVGASAASGDKLAFLDADDVAAPGWVAAMADALDRHAVVASRWEFERLNSPEVLAGRAPAQVNGPQRFKRPPFLDHAGGCGLGVRRAAFEAVGGFDESWALLEDTDLTWRLQLAGHDLGFAPDAVVHVRFRSSGLASFKQAYGFGFHNVRLYKEYLPRGMRRIRPSESLARLWGLVRMLPELFSRETRPRYLRTLGHRLGRLAGSLRYGVWGV
- a CDS encoding polysaccharide deacetylase family protein — translated: MLTPLFGAVVGVATDEPCVALTFDDGPHPRWTPALLEVLARHGARATHFFVGEAAERHPDLAAAVVGAGDAVGSHTYSHPSLVRLPPAAAAREVAAGHAAVGGLAAPLFRPPYGHYDLDVARAVWRAGLTCVAWTAHVEDWLPLGEDELARRLRAALRPGAIVLLHEALHTNGPADERDRSALLAALDRALAEREGELRFVTVPELFALGRPVRELIERRGDDAFVAAQARAAG